One stretch of Punica granatum isolate Tunisia-2019 chromosome 5, ASM765513v2, whole genome shotgun sequence DNA includes these proteins:
- the LOC116206852 gene encoding phosphatidylinositol transfer protein sfh5-like, protein MATVEVAAATAPLAENEAPAAEVVETKEPAAADEVAAPAAPTAEPEAAAKEHKEEATTEAPIAKAAEPEATPAEAEAEARAEVKTKEVVGETKVETKEAASKEEAQEEVKTEKAALAEEAKEEAVESTPAAAEEAVPAEDDKKPVAEEKPEKAAAPEVAAEKAQE, encoded by the exons ATGGCCACAGTTGAG GTTGCTGCAGCTACTGCACCATTGGCCGAGAATGAGGCCCCGGCTGCTGAGGTGGTAGAGACCAAGGAGCCAGCGGCAGCTGATGAGGTGGCTGCACCAGCAGCTCCGACAGCCGAGCCTGAGGCAGCTGCCAAAGAGCACAAGGAAGAAGCCACCACCGAGGCCCCCATAGCCAAGGCTGCTGAGCCTGAGGCCACCCCAGCAGAAGCAGAAGCCGAAGCTCGAGCAGAGGTCAAGACCAAGGAAGTCGTAGGGGAGACAAAGGTTGAGACCAAGGAGGCGGCTTCAAAGGAAGAGGCGCAAGAGGAAGTGAAGACAGAGAAAGCTGCTCTGGCTGAGGAAGCCAAGGAAGAGGCTGTTGAGAGTAcaccagcagcagcagaggAGGCGGTTCCAGCCGAGGATGACAAGAAGCCAGTTGCCGAGGAGAAGCCAGAGAAGGCCGCAGCCCCAGAAGTTGCAGCAGAGAAAGCCCAGGAGTAG
- the LOC116209194 gene encoding uncharacterized protein LOC116209194 — MATVEVAAATAPLAENEAQAAEMVETKEPAAAEEVAAPAAPTAEPEAAAKEPKEEATTEAPIAKAAEPEATPAETEAEAPAEVKTKEVVVETKVDTEEAASKEEAQEEVKTEKAAPAEEAKEEAVESTPAAAEEAVPAEDDKKPVAEEKPEVAAAPQVAAEKAEE; from the exons ATGGCCACAGTTGAG GTTGCTGCAGCTACTGCACCATTGGCCGAGAATGAGGCCCAGGCTGCTGAGATGGTAGAGACCAAGGAGCCAGCAGCAGCTGAAGAGGTGGCTGCACCAGCAGCTCCGACAGCTGAGCCTGAGGCAGCTGCCAAAGAGCCCAAGGAAGAAGCCACCACCGAGGCCCCCATAGCCAAGGCTGCTGAGCCTGAGGCCACCCCAGCAGAAACAGAAGCCGAAGCCCCAGCAGAGGTCAAGACCAAGGAAGTCGTAGTGGAGACTAAGGTTGACACTGAGGAGGCGGCTTCAAAGGAAGAGGCGCAAGAGGAAGTGAAGACAGAGAAAGCTGCTCCGGCTGAGGAAGCCAAGGAAGAGGCTGTTGAGAGTAcaccagcagcagcagaggAGGCGGTTCCAGCCGAGGATGACAAGAAGCCAGTTGCCGAGGAGAAGCCAGAGGTGGCCGCAGCCCCACAAGTCGCTGCAGAGAAAGCCGAGGAGTAG
- the LOC116209515 gene encoding ER membrane protein complex subunit 3 codes for MAEELVLDTAIRDWVLIPLSVVMVLIGILRYFVSKLMRSSQVPDVKIVKEGQVIVRARNLRAAANFIPAKSFRARRFYYSNEENGLLFVPKGQSQNAQAQMFSDPNMAMDMMKKNLSMIIPQTLTFAWVNFFFSGFVAAKIPFPLTQRFRSMLQNGIDLSTVDVSYVSSRSWYFLNLFGLRGLFSLILGEENATDDTQRMMQMSGFGVDPTKSLGAEKDGLDIVQHDWALPKFEQRAESVLRKLVH; via the exons ATGGCGGAGGAGCTAGTGTTGGACACGGCGATCAGAGACTGGGTGTTGATACCGTTGTCGGTGGTGATGGTCCTCATCGGGATTCTCCGCTACTTCGTCAGTAAGCTGATGCGATCCTCTCAAGTCCCCGACGTTAAGATCGTCAAGGAAGG GCAAGTGATTGTTCGGGCGAGGAACTTGCGGGCGGCTGCTAATTTCATCCCTGCCAAGTCGTTTCGTGCTCGCAGGTTCTATTACAGCAACGAG GAGAATGGGCTACTCTTTGTGCCAAAGGGTCAATCTCAGAATGCACAAGCCCAAATGTTCTCTGACCCAAATATGGCTATGGATATGATGAAAAAGAACCTCTCCATGATCATTCCACAG ACTCTGACTTTTGCCTGGGTCAACTTCTTCTTTTCGGGATTTGTTGCAG CTAAAATCCCGTTTCCGCTTACTCAGAGGTTCAGGTCAATGTTGCAGAATGGCATTGATTTAAGCACTGTCGATGTTAGTTATGTCAGCAGTCGCTCGTG GTACTTCCTCAATCTTTTTGGGTTGAGAGGTTTATTTAGTCTCATTCTGGGAGAAGAAAATG CTACTGACGATACACAGCGTATGATGCAAATGAGCGGCTTTGGCGTTGATCCCACAAAG AGCTTGGGTGCCGAGAAGGATGGTCTTGACATTGTTCAACATGATTGGGCCTTGCCAAAATTCGAGCAACGAGCGGAGTCAGTACTGCGGAAGCTTGTCCACTGA
- the LOC116207197 gene encoding uncharacterized protein LOC116207197, whose protein sequence is MASIEVAAATAPLAENEAPAAEVAETKEPAAAEEVAAPVAPTAEPEAAVEEPKEDFATKAPVAEAGEPEATPVEVEAEAKAPAEVQMKEVVEETKVETEEAAAVQEAQEEVKTEEAATAQEAKEEAVESAPAAAEEAIPAEEDKKPAAEEKPQEAAAPEIAAEKSEK, encoded by the exons ATGGCCTCAATTGAG GTTGCTGCAGCTACTGCACCACTGGCCGAGAATGAGGCCCCGGCTGCTGAGGTGGCAGAGACCAAGGAGCCTGCGGCAGCTGAAGAGGTGGCAGCACCAGTAGCTCCAACAGCTGAGCCTGAGGCAGCCGTCGAAGAGCCCAAGGAAGACTTCGCCACCAAGGCTCCCGTAGCCGAGGCAGGTGAGCCTGAGGCCACCCCAGTAGAAGTAGAAGCAGAAGCCAAAGCTCCAGCAGAAGTCCAGATGAAGGAAGTTGTGGAGGAGACTAAAGTAGAGACCGAGGAGGCTGCTGCAGTGCAAGAGGCGCAAGAGGAAGTGAAGACAGAGGAAGCTGCCACGGCGCAGGAGGCCAAGGAAGAGGCTGTTGAGAGTGCGCCGGCAGCAGCAGAGGAGGCAATTCCAGCTGAGGAGGACAAGAAGCCAGCTGCTGAGGAAAAGCCACAAGAGGCCGCTGCCCCAGAAATTGCCGCAGAGAAATCTGAGAAGTAG
- the LOC116207338 gene encoding uncharacterized protein LOC116207338: MMILLSFSPKTKALVSIPLIPSHLLNAQEKHTNYFQTFRPTFPLRSQIPTRFISMNRKGLFIEKCRKDDSPTHTEEEEDNNGALQAVLKLYDSIKNRNIMELSEVFGDDCQCGCNFIPFFRSFRGKKQVLAFFSYLMRSLGSNIEFVVQPTLQDGMNVGVSWRLEWNKKRVPLGKGFSFHICQVYQGKVLISNVEMFMESLLRTEEIVLKLVASMIRLMEKKSSFVFVEGKISKRAIYSLLALLLGASLLFFS; encoded by the exons ATGATGATTTTGCTTTCCTTCTCTCCCAAAACCAAAGCTTTGGTCTCAATTCCATTAATCCCCTCTCATCTTCTCAATGCTCAGGAAAAACAtacaaattattttcaaaccTTCCGCCCTACCTTTCCATTGAGGTCACAGATTCCGACTCGGTTCATTTCGATGAACAGGAAGGGcttgtttatagagaaatgCCGCAAGGATGATTCGCCGACACATactgaggaagaggaagacaaTAATGGAGCTCTTCAAGCCGTCCTCAAGCTCTACGACTCAATAAAGAACAGAAACATTATGGAACTGTCTGAAGTTTTCGGGGATGATTGTCAATGTGGCTGCAATTTTATCCCGTTCTTCCGATCATTCCGAGGGAAGAAG CAAGTTTTGGCCTTTTTCTCTTACTTGATGAGAAGTTTAGGAAGCAACATAGAGTTTGTAGTTCAACCCACCCTGCAAGATGGTATGAACGTGGGAGTTTCTTGGAGATTAG AGTGGAACAAGAAAAGAGTGCCTCTTGGAAAGGGTTTCAGCTTCCACATATGTCAAGTATACCAAGGAAAGGTTTTGATAAG CAACGTGGAGATGTTCATGGAATCACTACTCCGTACAGAAGAAATTGTACTG AAATTGGTGGCTTCTATGATAAGGCTAATGGAGAAAAAAAGTTCCTTTGTATTTGTAGAGGGTAAAATATCAAAGCGGGCTATATACAGTCTACTTGCTTTGCTTTTAGGGGCTTCTCTTCTGTTCTTTTCATAG